In Balaenoptera musculus isolate JJ_BM4_2016_0621 chromosome 19, mBalMus1.pri.v3, whole genome shotgun sequence, one genomic interval encodes:
- the CA11 gene encoding carbonic anhydrase-related protein 11 isoform X3, with translation MGVAARLNAPRALLLWAALGAAAHIGPAPDPDDWWSYKDNLQGNFVPGPPFWGLVNAAWSLCAVGKRQSPVDVELKRVLYDPFLPPLRLSTGGEKLRGTLYNTGRHVSFLPAPRPVVNVSGGPLLYSHRLSELRLLFGARDGAGSEHQINHQGFSAEVQLIHFNQELYGNLSTASRGPNGLAILSLFVNVAGSSNPFLSRLLNRDTITRISYKNDAYFLQDLSLELLFPESFGFITYQGSLSTPPCSETVTWILIDRALNITSLQMHSLRLLSQNPPSQIFQSLSGNGRPLQPLAHRALRGNRDPRHPERRCRGPNYRLHGFAVFWILEACKLRSPAPGQTLARTTGVCC, from the exons ATGGGGGTTGCAGCTCGTCTGAACGCCCCTCGAGCGCTGCTACTCTGGGCCGCACTGGGGGCGGCAG ctcaCATCGGACCCGCACCTGACCCCGACGACTGGTGGAGCTACAAGGATAATCTCCAGGGAAACTTCGTGCCAG ggCCTCCCTTCTGGGGCCTGGTGAACGCAGCCTGGAGTCTGTGTGCTGTGGGGAAGCGACAGAGCCCCGTGGATGTGGAGCTGAAGAGGGTCCTTTATGACCCCTTTCTGCCCCCGCTGAGACTCAGCACAGGCGGAGAGAAG CTCCGGGGAACCCTGTACAACACCGGTCGCCATGTCTCCTTCCTGCCTGCGCCCCGGCCTGTGGTCAATGTGTCTGGGGGGCCCCTCCTTTATAGCCACCGACTCAGTGAACTGCGGCTGCTATTTGGAGCGCGTGACGGAGCTGGCTCTGAACACCAGATCAACCACCAGGGTTTCTCTGCTGAG GTGCAGCTCATCCACTTCAACCAAGAACTCTATGGGAACCTCAGCACAGCCTCCCGGGGCCCCAATGGCCTGGCCATTCTCAGTCTCTTTGTCAAT GTGGCTGGTAGCTCAAACCCGTTCCTTAGCCGCCTCCTTAACCGTGACACCATCACCCGCATCTCCTACAAGA ATGATGCCTACTTTCTTCAAGACCTGAGCCTGGAGCTCCTGTTCCCCGAATCCTTTGGCTTCATCACCTATCAGGGCTCTCTCAGCACCCCACCCTGCTCGGAGACTGTTACCTGGATCCTCATTGATAGGGCCCTAAATATCACCTCCCTCCAG ATGCACTCCCTGAGACTCCTGAGCCAGAATCCTCCGTCCCAGATCTTCCAGAGCCTCAGCGGTAACGGCCGGCCCCTGCAGCCCTTGGCCCACAGGGCCTTGAGGGGCAACAGGGACCCCCGGCACCCCGAGAGGCGCTGCCGAGGCCCCAACTACCGCCTGCATG GATTTGCAGTGTTCTGGATACTGGAGGCTTGCAAGCTACGCTCGCCCGCCCCTGGGCAGACACTCGCCCGAACCACAGGAGTGTGCTGCTGA
- the CA11 gene encoding carbonic anhydrase-related protein 11 isoform X2 has protein sequence MGVAARLNAPRALLLWAALGAAAHIGPAPDPDDWWSYKDNLQGNFVPAWSLCAVGKRQSPVDVELKRVLYDPFLPPLRLSTGGEKLRGTLYNTGRHVSFLPAPRPVVNVSGGPLLYSHRLSELRLLFGARDGAGSEHQINHQGFSAEVQLIHFNQELYGNLSTASRGPNGLAILSLFVNVAGSSNPFLSRLLNRDTITRISYKNDAYFLQDLSLELLFPESFGFITYQGSLSTPPCSETVTWILIDRALNITSLQMHSLRLLSQNPPSQIFQSLSGNGRPLQPLAHRALRGNRDPRHPERRCRGPNYRLHGMIQSAPPPRLGLTRLCVSPWCLNMIQSYPPLLLCMIQPLELSLALSPFPLCVKVVQPTSRS, from the exons ATGGGGGTTGCAGCTCGTCTGAACGCCCCTCGAGCGCTGCTACTCTGGGCCGCACTGGGGGCGGCAG ctcaCATCGGACCCGCACCTGACCCCGACGACTGGTGGAGCTACAAGGATAATCTCCAGGGAAACTTCGTGCCAG CCTGGAGTCTGTGTGCTGTGGGGAAGCGACAGAGCCCCGTGGATGTGGAGCTGAAGAGGGTCCTTTATGACCCCTTTCTGCCCCCGCTGAGACTCAGCACAGGCGGAGAGAAG CTCCGGGGAACCCTGTACAACACCGGTCGCCATGTCTCCTTCCTGCCTGCGCCCCGGCCTGTGGTCAATGTGTCTGGGGGGCCCCTCCTTTATAGCCACCGACTCAGTGAACTGCGGCTGCTATTTGGAGCGCGTGACGGAGCTGGCTCTGAACACCAGATCAACCACCAGGGTTTCTCTGCTGAG GTGCAGCTCATCCACTTCAACCAAGAACTCTATGGGAACCTCAGCACAGCCTCCCGGGGCCCCAATGGCCTGGCCATTCTCAGTCTCTTTGTCAAT GTGGCTGGTAGCTCAAACCCGTTCCTTAGCCGCCTCCTTAACCGTGACACCATCACCCGCATCTCCTACAAGA ATGATGCCTACTTTCTTCAAGACCTGAGCCTGGAGCTCCTGTTCCCCGAATCCTTTGGCTTCATCACCTATCAGGGCTCTCTCAGCACCCCACCCTGCTCGGAGACTGTTACCTGGATCCTCATTGATAGGGCCCTAAATATCACCTCCCTCCAG ATGCACTCCCTGAGACTCCTGAGCCAGAATCCTCCGTCCCAGATCTTCCAGAGCCTCAGCGGTAACGGCCGGCCCCTGCAGCCCTTGGCCCACAGGGCCTTGAGGGGCAACAGGGACCCCCGGCACCCCGAGAGGCGCTGCCGAGGCCCCAACTACCGCCTGCATGGTATGATCCAGTCTGCACCCCCTCCACGTCTTGGTCTAACCCGCCTATGTGTCTCCCCTTGGTGTCTTAATATGATACAGTCCTACCCCCCTCTGCTGCTCTGTATGATCCAGCCTCTTGAGCTCTCACTcgctctttctcccttccccctttgtGTCAAAGTGGTACAGCCCACCTCCCGGTCATAG
- the LOC118884820 gene encoding D site-binding protein isoform X1 translates to MARPVSDRTPAPLLLGSPTGAPPGGGALLGLRSLLQGTSKPKEPASCLLKEKERKATPPAATVPGPGLEPAGPADASAGAVVGGGSPRGRPGAAPGPGLLAPLLWERTLPFGDVEYVDLDAFLLEHGLPPSPPPPGGPSPAPSPVRTPAPSPGPGSCGSASPRSSPGHAPARAALGAAGGHRAGLTSRDTPSPVDPDTVEVLMTFEPDPADLALSSIPGHETFDPRRHRFSEEELKPQPIMKKARKIQVPEEQKDEKYWSRRYKNNEAAKRSRDARRLKENQISVRAAFLEKENALLRQEVVAVRQELSHYRAVLSRYQAQHGAL, encoded by the exons ATGGCGCGGCCCGTGAGCGACAGGACTCCGGCCCCCCTGCTGCTGGGCAGCCCGACCGGGGCCCCCCCTGGCGGGGGAGCGCTGCTTGGGCTGCGGAGCCTTCTGCAGGGGACCAGCAAGCCCAAAGAGCCAGCCAGCT GTCTGCTGAAGGAAAAGGAGCGCAAGGCGACCCCGCCGGCAGCCACGGTCCCCGGGCCGGGCCTGGAGCCAGCGGGACCGGCGGATGCCTCAGCTGGGGCGGTAGTGGGCGGCGGGTCCCCACGGGGACGCCCGGGGGCTGCGCCCGGCCCGGGTCTGTTGGCGCCGCTACTGTGGGAGCGGACGCTGCCGTTCGGCGACGTGGAGTACGTGGACCTGGACGCCTTCCTGCTGGAGCATGGGCTCCCTCCCAGCCCGCCGCCCCCCGGCGGCCCGTCGCCAGCGCCCTCGCCCGTGCGCACACCTGCACCCTCCCCGGGGCCCGGCTCCTGCGGCTCGGCTTCCCCTCGCTCCTCGCCCGGGCACGCCCCCGCCCGGGCTGCCCTCGGGGCCGCCGGCGGCCACCGCGCAG GCCTGACCTCTCGGGACACACCCAGCCCTGTGGACCCAGACACGGTGGAGGTGCTGATGACCTTTGAACCTGACCCAGCTGATTTAGCCCTGTCAAGCATTCCCGGCCATGAGACCTTTGACCCTCGGAGACATCGCTTCTCAGAGGAGGAACTTAAGCCCCAGCCAATCATGAAGAAGGCGCGGAAGATCCAGGTGCCAGAGGAGCAGAAG GACGAGAAGTATTGGAGCCGGCGGTACAAGAATAACGAGGCAGCCAAGCGGTCCCGCGACGCCCGGAGGCTCAAGGAGAACCAGATATCGGTGCGGGCGGCCTTCCTGGAGAAGGAGAACGCCCTGCTACGGCAGGAGGTGGTGGCGGTGCGCCAGGAGCTGTCCCACTACCGCGCCGTGCTGTCCCGCTACCAGGCCCAGCACGGAGCCCTGTGA
- the CA11 gene encoding carbonic anhydrase-related protein 11 isoform X4, with amino-acid sequence MGVAARLNAPRALLLWAALGAAAHIGPAPDPDDWWSYKDNLQGNFVPGPPFWGLVNAAWSLCAVGKRQSPVDVELKRVLYDPFLPPLRLSTGGEKLRGTLYNTGRHVSFLPAPRPVVNVSGGPLLYSHRLSELRLLFGARDGAGSEHQINHQGFSAEVQLIHFNQELYGNLSTASRGPNGLAILSLFVNVAGSSNPFLSRLLNRDTITRISYKNDAYFLQDLSLELLFPESFGFITYQGSLSTPPCSETVTWILIDRALNITSLQMHSLRLLSQNPPSQIFQSLSGNGRPLQPLAHRALRGNRDPRHPERRCRGPNYRLHVDGNPLGR; translated from the exons ATGGGGGTTGCAGCTCGTCTGAACGCCCCTCGAGCGCTGCTACTCTGGGCCGCACTGGGGGCGGCAG ctcaCATCGGACCCGCACCTGACCCCGACGACTGGTGGAGCTACAAGGATAATCTCCAGGGAAACTTCGTGCCAG ggCCTCCCTTCTGGGGCCTGGTGAACGCAGCCTGGAGTCTGTGTGCTGTGGGGAAGCGACAGAGCCCCGTGGATGTGGAGCTGAAGAGGGTCCTTTATGACCCCTTTCTGCCCCCGCTGAGACTCAGCACAGGCGGAGAGAAG CTCCGGGGAACCCTGTACAACACCGGTCGCCATGTCTCCTTCCTGCCTGCGCCCCGGCCTGTGGTCAATGTGTCTGGGGGGCCCCTCCTTTATAGCCACCGACTCAGTGAACTGCGGCTGCTATTTGGAGCGCGTGACGGAGCTGGCTCTGAACACCAGATCAACCACCAGGGTTTCTCTGCTGAG GTGCAGCTCATCCACTTCAACCAAGAACTCTATGGGAACCTCAGCACAGCCTCCCGGGGCCCCAATGGCCTGGCCATTCTCAGTCTCTTTGTCAAT GTGGCTGGTAGCTCAAACCCGTTCCTTAGCCGCCTCCTTAACCGTGACACCATCACCCGCATCTCCTACAAGA ATGATGCCTACTTTCTTCAAGACCTGAGCCTGGAGCTCCTGTTCCCCGAATCCTTTGGCTTCATCACCTATCAGGGCTCTCTCAGCACCCCACCCTGCTCGGAGACTGTTACCTGGATCCTCATTGATAGGGCCCTAAATATCACCTCCCTCCAG ATGCACTCCCTGAGACTCCTGAGCCAGAATCCTCCGTCCCAGATCTTCCAGAGCCTCAGCGGTAACGGCCGGCCCCTGCAGCCCTTGGCCCACAGGGCCTTGAGGGGCAACAGGGACCCCCGGCACCCCGAGAGGCGCTGCCGAGGCCCCAACTACCGCCTGCATG TGGATGGTAACCCCCTTGGTCGCTGA
- the CA11 gene encoding carbonic anhydrase-related protein 11 isoform X1, with translation MGVAARLNAPRALLLWAALGAAAHIGPAPDPDDWWSYKDNLQGNFVPGPPFWGLVNAAWSLCAVGKRQSPVDVELKRVLYDPFLPPLRLSTGGEKLRGTLYNTGRHVSFLPAPRPVVNVSGGPLLYSHRLSELRLLFGARDGAGSEHQINHQGFSAEVQLIHFNQELYGNLSTASRGPNGLAILSLFVNVAGSSNPFLSRLLNRDTITRISYKNDAYFLQDLSLELLFPESFGFITYQGSLSTPPCSETVTWILIDRALNITSLQMHSLRLLSQNPPSQIFQSLSGNGRPLQPLAHRALRGNRDPRHPERRCRGPNYRLHGMIQSAPPPRLGLTRLCVSPWCLNMIQSYPPLLLCMIQPLELSLALSPFPLCVKVVQPTSRS, from the exons ATGGGGGTTGCAGCTCGTCTGAACGCCCCTCGAGCGCTGCTACTCTGGGCCGCACTGGGGGCGGCAG ctcaCATCGGACCCGCACCTGACCCCGACGACTGGTGGAGCTACAAGGATAATCTCCAGGGAAACTTCGTGCCAG ggCCTCCCTTCTGGGGCCTGGTGAACGCAGCCTGGAGTCTGTGTGCTGTGGGGAAGCGACAGAGCCCCGTGGATGTGGAGCTGAAGAGGGTCCTTTATGACCCCTTTCTGCCCCCGCTGAGACTCAGCACAGGCGGAGAGAAG CTCCGGGGAACCCTGTACAACACCGGTCGCCATGTCTCCTTCCTGCCTGCGCCCCGGCCTGTGGTCAATGTGTCTGGGGGGCCCCTCCTTTATAGCCACCGACTCAGTGAACTGCGGCTGCTATTTGGAGCGCGTGACGGAGCTGGCTCTGAACACCAGATCAACCACCAGGGTTTCTCTGCTGAG GTGCAGCTCATCCACTTCAACCAAGAACTCTATGGGAACCTCAGCACAGCCTCCCGGGGCCCCAATGGCCTGGCCATTCTCAGTCTCTTTGTCAAT GTGGCTGGTAGCTCAAACCCGTTCCTTAGCCGCCTCCTTAACCGTGACACCATCACCCGCATCTCCTACAAGA ATGATGCCTACTTTCTTCAAGACCTGAGCCTGGAGCTCCTGTTCCCCGAATCCTTTGGCTTCATCACCTATCAGGGCTCTCTCAGCACCCCACCCTGCTCGGAGACTGTTACCTGGATCCTCATTGATAGGGCCCTAAATATCACCTCCCTCCAG ATGCACTCCCTGAGACTCCTGAGCCAGAATCCTCCGTCCCAGATCTTCCAGAGCCTCAGCGGTAACGGCCGGCCCCTGCAGCCCTTGGCCCACAGGGCCTTGAGGGGCAACAGGGACCCCCGGCACCCCGAGAGGCGCTGCCGAGGCCCCAACTACCGCCTGCATGGTATGATCCAGTCTGCACCCCCTCCACGTCTTGGTCTAACCCGCCTATGTGTCTCCCCTTGGTGTCTTAATATGATACAGTCCTACCCCCCTCTGCTGCTCTGTATGATCCAGCCTCTTGAGCTCTCACTcgctctttctcccttccccctttgtGTCAAAGTGGTACAGCCCACCTCCCGGTCATAG
- the LOC118884820 gene encoding D site-binding protein isoform X2: MARPVSDRTPAPLLLGSPTGAPPGGGALLGLRSLLQGTSKPKEPASCLLKEKERKATPPAATVPGPGLEPAGPADASAGAVVGGGSPRGRPGAAPGPGLLAPLLWERTLPFGDVEYVDLDAFLLEHGLPPSPPPPGGPSPAPSPVRTPAPSPGPGSCGSASPRSSPGHAPARAALGAAGGHRAGLTSRDTPSPVDPDTVEVLMTFEPDPADLALSSIPGHETFDPRRHRFSEEELKPQPIMKKARKIQVPEEQKCFPTHPGREVLEPAVQE, encoded by the exons ATGGCGCGGCCCGTGAGCGACAGGACTCCGGCCCCCCTGCTGCTGGGCAGCCCGACCGGGGCCCCCCCTGGCGGGGGAGCGCTGCTTGGGCTGCGGAGCCTTCTGCAGGGGACCAGCAAGCCCAAAGAGCCAGCCAGCT GTCTGCTGAAGGAAAAGGAGCGCAAGGCGACCCCGCCGGCAGCCACGGTCCCCGGGCCGGGCCTGGAGCCAGCGGGACCGGCGGATGCCTCAGCTGGGGCGGTAGTGGGCGGCGGGTCCCCACGGGGACGCCCGGGGGCTGCGCCCGGCCCGGGTCTGTTGGCGCCGCTACTGTGGGAGCGGACGCTGCCGTTCGGCGACGTGGAGTACGTGGACCTGGACGCCTTCCTGCTGGAGCATGGGCTCCCTCCCAGCCCGCCGCCCCCCGGCGGCCCGTCGCCAGCGCCCTCGCCCGTGCGCACACCTGCACCCTCCCCGGGGCCCGGCTCCTGCGGCTCGGCTTCCCCTCGCTCCTCGCCCGGGCACGCCCCCGCCCGGGCTGCCCTCGGGGCCGCCGGCGGCCACCGCGCAG GCCTGACCTCTCGGGACACACCCAGCCCTGTGGACCCAGACACGGTGGAGGTGCTGATGACCTTTGAACCTGACCCAGCTGATTTAGCCCTGTCAAGCATTCCCGGCCATGAGACCTTTGACCCTCGGAGACATCGCTTCTCAGAGGAGGAACTTAAGCCCCAGCCAATCATGAAGAAGGCGCGGAAGATCCAGGTGCCAGAGGAGCAGAAG TGCTTTCCCACCCATCCAGGACGAGAAGTATTGGAGCCGGCGGTACAAGAATAA